The Mytilus trossulus isolate FHL-02 chromosome 3, PNRI_Mtr1.1.1.hap1, whole genome shotgun sequence genome contains a region encoding:
- the LOC134710078 gene encoding molecular chaperone MKKS-like — protein MDQSVGTLQLQNLVSPDIVDALNLFLKITASCRKGCIQMVQNSVGGHLTMTSTSCRLLQSLSVSKPVIRLIVTAVQGHLQHFSDGGHFVSMLPVLLLTKSMNLNVTNSYLTELYDRFLTIVVEDITAESSKMNIDISSLNQMTNFVKTIIGRKPLCKLNSYDLDNFSKLLVQVFASYLPCEGRSGSWEENIYLIPVEGLPVSDSKLYQGLLLQGYQLPLAALNNVKKVNNRINVAMVTISMTGDSEEIMDAEYEVFNELSEEKTVLSRIMKFCDRCAELNVGVLFCQKVIHPSVKSYLYKQNILPVERLGSQMIPFILKLTGAQSLRSFTVIASDIGHLDSIEHQNINKKSYLSLKRQESPVGTLRLTSDHEESVQELKAVCSSALHSMERLAFSSYVLPGGGCWEMKTCFNLRKKVLSEMPSLVEEFYCTRSAILSALDVVCKSLQNIAKTVVKDSEDGKTDCTYHHFWKVPKEVEEGEVICSCGIYSLETTELVDLDNEDLGNPVNTKLQEDYNTSVMKRTIVIDQLDMCVNSVNTSLLTANALLTTNLFICDS, from the exons ATGGACCAATCAGTTGGAACTTTACAATTACAGAACCTTGTGAGTCCTGATATAGTAGATGCCCTTAATTTATTCCTGAAGATAACAGCATCATGTCGTAAAGGATGTATCCAGATGGTTCAGAATTCTGTTGGAGGTCATCTAACTATGACCTCTACCTCTTGTCGTCTGCTACAGTCATTGTCTGTGTCTAAACCTGTTATTCGACTCATTGTAACAGCCGTTCAAGGTCATCTTCAACACTTTTCCGATGGAGGACATTTTGTTTCTATGTTACCTGTTTTATTATTGACTAAGTCGATGAATCTTAACGTCACCAATTCTTACTTAACAGAGTTATATGACAGATTTTTAACAATAGTTGTTGAAGACATTACTGCTGAATCTTCAAAAATGAATATAGATATTTCCAGTCTTAATCAAATGACTAATTTTGTTAAAACTATAATTGGTAGAAAACCATTGTGTAAACTGAATTCATATGATTTAGATAACTTTTCTAAGCTTCTGGTCCAAGTTTTTgcaagttatctcccttgtgAGGGAAGGTCTGGTAGCTGGGAAGAGAACATATATTTAATTCCAGTTGAAGGACTTCCTGTTTCTGATTCTAAATTATATCAAGGATTGCTATTACAAGGTTATCAACTTCCTCTGGCCGCtttaaacaatgtaaaaaaagtaaacaatcgGATCAATGTTGCCATGGTAACCATTTCCATGACAGGTGATTCAGAAGAAATTATGGATGCAGAATATGAAGTTTTTAATGAGCTGTCAGAAGAAAAAACAGTTTTAAGTAGAATAATGAAGTTTTGTGACAGATGTGCAGAATTGAATGTTGGAGTCCTTTTCTGTCAGAAAGTTATTCATCCTTCAGTGAAAAGTTACCTTTATAAACAGAATATTTTACCTGTAGAACGTCTTGGTTCACAGATGATTCCATTCATACTGAAATTAACAG GAGCACAATCTTTGAGAAGTTTTACTGTAATAGCATCAGATATTGGACACCTAGATTCTATAGAACatcaaaatatcaacaaaaagaGTTATCTTTCCCTGAAGAGACAGGAATCTCCTGTTGGAACATTAAGGTTAACCAGTGATCATGAAGAATCAGTACAGGAATTAAAG GCAGTATGTTCAAGTGCGCTACATTCCATGGAGAGATTAGCTTTCTCATCATATGTACTTCCTGGAGGAGGATGCTGGGAAATGAAGACATGTTTCAATCTCAGGAAAAAA gTGCTGTCTGAAATGCCAAGTCTTGTTGAAGAGTTTTATTGTACAAGGTCTGCTATATTATCAGCATTAGATGTggtttgtaaaagtttacagaaTATTGCAAAAACTGTTGTCAAGGACTCGGAAGATGGCAAGACTGATTGTACCTACCATCATTTTTGGAAAGTTCCAAAGGAAGTTGAAGAAGGGGAGGTAATTTGCAGTTGTGGAATATATAGTTTGGAAACTACAGAACTGGTAGACTTAGACAATGAGGATCTTGGTAACCCAGTGAATACTAAACTACAAGAAGATTACAACACTTCAGTGATGAAGAGAACTATAGTGATAGATCAGTTAGACATGTGTGTCAATTCTGTGAACACTTCTTTACTCACTGCTAATGCATTACTAACTACTAACTTGTTCATTTGTGATTCTTAA
- the LOC134709200 gene encoding DNA polymerase epsilon subunit 4-like, translated as MAGEGETVEIITETIAQKDETDISHLKNSDENKTTNLENESLSEKDVSDNIPAIENGTHEETETNEDQEEILEQNSSTQDQNEPSGTSESKSPNSNERLMRLPLSRIKVIMKTDPDVTLASQEAVVALCKATELFIGAISKDAVVTTLNSKRKTLQRKDLDVVLDSRDGYAFLEGTLD; from the coding sequence ATGGCGGGAGAAGGAGAAACTGTGGAAATCATAACAGAAACAATAGCACAAAAAGATGAGACAGACATTAGTCATTTAAAGAACagtgatgaaaataaaacaacaaacttAGAAAATGAATCTTTATCAGAAAAAGATGTATCAGATAATATTCCTGCAATCGAGAATGGCACTCATGAAGAAACTGAAACAAATGAAGATCAAGAAGAAATATTAGAACAAAACTCTAGCACACAAGATCAAAATGAACCTTCAGGGACTAGCGAATCTAAGTCACCTAACTCAAATGAACGTTTAATGCGACTGCCATTATCCCGCATAAAGGTGATAATGAAAACCGATCCTGATGTTACTTTGGCGAGCCAGGAAGCAGTTGTCGCACTTTGTAAAGCAACAGAACTTTTTATCGGAGCAATTTCTAAAGACGCAGTTGTAACCACGTTAaacagtaaaagaaaaacattacaaagaaaAGACCTTGATGTAGTGCTTGATTCCAGAGATGGCTATGCCTTTTTAGAAGGAACATTAGATTGA